The nucleotide sequence AGGCTTAGGTATCCCTTTGCCAATGGTAGCGGGTGCCATTGTCTCGGGCGTTTACTTTGGGGATAAAATGTCTCCTTTATCGGAAACGACTAATTTAGCGCCAGCTGTTGTGGGAATTGGTCTGTTTGAACATATACGGAATATGATTTATACGACAGGGCCGGCATTAATCATCGCTCTCATTCTATACGGCATTCTTGGCATCAAATATTTTGGCGAGGGTTCCCGTGTGAATGATGTAGAATTGATTCAAAACATCCTTACAGACCAGTTTGTTATTTCTCCATTTTTGCTTATCCCGCCTCTCCTTATTATCGTCATATTAGTTTTAAAAATCCCTGCCATACCGGGACTGACCATTGGGTCCATTGTTGGCGCTTTATGTGCTTTGTTTGTACAGGGAGCAGGTATGCAGGATGTTATTGCTGCCATGCACACTGGATTTACAGCGGACACGGGAAATACGATTACAGATGAATTGTTGAATCAGGGCGGAATTGAAAATATGATGAGCATGATTGCCTTAGTTTTGATTGCCATGAGCTTTGGGGGAGTGCTTGAAAAAGCGCAAATTCTTGAAACAATTGTGGAAGTATTAGTAAGGAAAGTAAAGAGAACGGGCAGCTTAATTGCCACTACAGTTGTCACATGCTTTTCAGCCAATGCAGTCGGATGTGAACAATACATGTCGATCATCATACCAGGTCGTATGTACTTAGCGGAATACAAAAAAGAGGACTTCATCCTAAAGTCTTAGCACGAACATTAGAAGATGCAGGAACGATGAGTTCACCATTAATTCCTTGGACGACATGCGGCGTCTTTATGCTCGGTGTTCTCGGAGTTAGCGCTTTTGAGTATGCGCCATATGCTTTTCTTGCCTGGATCAGTCCACTGATCGCTATTGTATACGCCTATCTAAACATTAAGATAGATCGGATTCCGATTAGAGAAGAACTCGCGAAAGAAGAACTTGTAAGAAACATAGACAAAATTACTCCATAATTTATCCGAGTATAGAGCTTTATCTTTTCGTTAATAAACTTTGTTCTAAAGTGAGGAAAATAATCAGAATATTTAATAAATGGTGATGGGATGATAAAAAAATTGCGCTTAAAAGGTTCCTATAAAGAAATAGGAAAAGGGCACGGTTCAGAAGGGAAAAGAGAAGTGCTGAAAAGTTTGGAAACTTATGAAACTCTCTTTTATGATTATAGTCAAATTCGTTGGAATGAAGCGAGGGAGATGGCTTTGAAGCACGCGGAAGCCATTTCTAAGTATGATGATGATTTAATTAAAGAAATGGAAGGAGTCGCTGCTGGAGCTGGCGTTGATTTTGAGGATATTTTGGCATTAAATACACGAAGTGAAATAGCTTTATCCGGTAAATACAGCCAATTTTCTGATGGATGCACAGCAATTGGTGTCATGCCCCCTATGTCTTCGGGTGTCATCATTGGACAGAATTGGGATTGGAAATCAGCACAGTCAGAGAGCCTTCTGTATGTAGAAATTGAGCAGACAGGAAAGCCAAATATAAAAATGATGACAGAGGGAGGGATCATTGGAAAGATCGGTTGCAATTCCGCTGGGCTGGGTGTTTGTTTAAATGCCTTGCTAACAGACAAGAAGTCTAATCGTATACCTATACATTTAGGGCTAAGAAGTGTATTAAATTCTTTTACCTATTCAGAAGCTATTTTGAGAATAGATGAAGGTCTCATGGCATCCGCTGCTAATTTTTTAATCGGTTCAGCAGAAAATCAAAACGGCATAGTTATGAATGTAGAAGTGAGCCCAGCCGGCATTGATATTGAAGAAAGCGTGGATGGCTATGTTGTTCATACGAACCATATTTGTTCCTCATTTATTAAATCTCATATAGCAGATAAAAATGAATACATTGAAACAGACTCACTGGTCAGAATGAACCGGGCAAGACAGTTAATCAGGGGACAGGCGGCTCAAAATAAAAAAGCGGGGGAAGCCAGTTTTAAACAATGGCTTTCAGATCAATATAACTTTCCCGATTCAATCAATCATTTTATCAACGACAAGCTACCTCCTCATAGAAGAATGGAAACTATCTTTTCTATCATTATGAATCTCTCAGAGAAGAAAATGCTTGTTTGCGTTGGAAAACCTTCGCAAGGTCCATACGTGGAAATGTAGCTAGAAGAGCTAGCGGAAGGAGGGCGGAGAAAGTGTGAAGCAAATATCATTATGGGAAGCGACGGAAAGAGAGAGAACACATAGGGGGAATTTACAGGGAGACAGAACGTGTGAGGTAGTGATTATCGGCGGGGGCTTTTCTGGTTTATCAACAGCGTATCATTTACAAAAAAATAACTGCCAAACAGTTATCCTTGAGAAAGAAAAGGTCGGCAGCGGGGCAAGTGGAAGAAATGGGGGCCAGATCTTGACCGGGTATGTGCTGTCTATAAGCCAGCTTACCAAAAAATACGGGCTGTCAGCAGCAAAGCAAATGCTGCAATTAACGTTGGATTCCATTGATCTTATTGAAGAGATTATTCAGGAAAATAACATTAAATGTCACTTTTATCGTGAGGGGCATCTGCATGCAGCTTATAAACCAGCACATTTAGAAACACTGAAGCGTGAACAGGAGAGATTGATGAAGGATTTTAGCTATGAAGTGCAAGTGGTCGAAAAAGCGGAGATGCAGCAGGAGTTGAATACTCCGCTTTATGCTGGGGGATGCATTGATAGAAACAGCGCTATTTTTCATCCGCTTAACTATGCACTGGCGCTGGCGAATCGGGTGGAAGAGCTGGGAGGGACAATTTATGAAAAAACAGAGGCCCTTAAAATTGACAGAATCCCGAATGGAAAAGTAACCGTGACAACAAATGAAGGCAAAATCACAGCGGATCAGATCGTGATCGTTACGAATGCTTACTCAGGAAGCCTCCATGAAGCCATTGGCAGATCTGTTATTCCTATTGAAAGTATTATGATTGCAACGGAGCCGCTGCCACCTGATACATTAAAAGGATTAATCAAGAAAAACCGAGGGGTCTACGACACGAAAAATTTGCTGTATTACTTTAGAAAAACAGCTGATCATCGTCTTGCCTTTGGCGGGTCGGGGAGAACAACGAGCCGGCGTGATGCTGGACGCTTATTCTTCCAACTTCGTGAAGGGATGAACCGGGTATTTCCTGACTTGGAAACCGCCCGTATTGAATATGAATGGAGCGGGAAGGTAGGCTTTACAAGAGAGAAAATCCCGTACATGGGGCAGCTTGAAGATGGGACTCATTTTGCTTTTGGATATGCAGGCCATGGAGCAGCCATGTCAACGCTGATGGGGAAACTACTCGCAGCGAACGTCCTTCAACTGGAAGAAGGGAAAAACCCACTAGAGAAAACAACCTTAACCCCTATTCCTTTTTACCGTCAGCACGCCAAGATCGTTAGTGTCATGAAATATTATTATCAGCTTTTAGATAAATTTTTCTAATTCATTTTCTGAGTAAGCTTTTTAACATAGCTGTCTGAAAGCCAGTAAATAGCTGGTTTTCCGGACAGCTTTTATTGTTAGTGTAAGCTTGATAAATAATTTATCAATTTTGATAATAACTTCTCATAAATGAGAAAAAAGCAAAAGGTAAAGAAAAGCCTACGAATATTCAGAATATTTTTTAAGGTGGGTATTTCTCTTCTCATAAATGAGAAAGACACATCTGTTTGATGCTGATTTCACTTGTTTTAGAAGTTGGCATAGCAGTTGCATTATATAGAAATGTAGCTATACACATAAAAGGAGAGGAAGAAAAATATGAGGAAATCTAATGAAGAAGCACTCCAAATAGCGACTGAGATATTGGAGTTAATTGAAAGCGATTCACTTAGTGAGAAGCAGAAAGATCAAATTATTGAAGATTCGATTTATAACTTTACTAACTTTGTAAATAAGGCAATTCTTGATCACCGTAAATCGGCTTCTACCGACTTTTCATTTGTAGAGTGGGAAGATGAGAAAGCTATTTTCCGTGACACGAAGAATCGGGAGTTTATCGACTGTCTTGGCGGTTATGGCGTTTACTTGCTGGGGCATCGTCATCCGAAAGTGGTAAAAGCAGTAGAAGCGCAATTAAAGCGGTATGCTTTGCACAGCCAGGAGTTAGTTGATCCGCTGCGCGGATATTTATCTAAGCTTGTAGCTGCTATTACACCTGGGGATATGCAGTATACTTACTTCACGAATTCAGGCGCCGAGGCTAATGAAATGGCACTTAAACTGGCGCGGCTCGCCACAGGAAAAACTCATTTTATTTCCACTGTAAATGGGTTCCACGGCAAAACATTTGGGGCTCTATCTTCGTCAGGAAAGGCAGTATTCAGAGAGCCATATTTACCGCTCGTCCCTGGATTCCACCACGTGCCGTTCGGCGATGTCGATGCTATGGAGAACATGATTAACCAGCTTGAAGCGACTGGAGAGAAAGTGGCGGGGATTATTGTTGAGCCGATCCAGGGAGAAGGCGGCATTAACATTCCATCCGCTGATTATTTTCCAAGATTAAGAGAAATTTGCGACGAGCATAACTGTGTCCTGATCGTTGATGAGATACAAACTGGCATGGGCAGAACAGGAACTTTGTTTGGTATAGATCATTGGAATGTGGTTCCGGATATCATGACACTCGGCAAAGCGTTCGGCGGCGGAGTCATGCCGATCACTGCTATGGTTGCCCGCCCTCATTTATGGAAAAAGATGGAGGAAAATCCTTTCTTGCTCGGTTCCTCCACATTTGGCGGAAACCCGCTCTGTTGTGCAGGAGCCATTGCGGGAATCAAAACGATACTAGAAGAAAATATCGTCGAGCAAGCGAAAGAAAAAGGCGATTATATTGTGGAGAAGTTAGCTGAAATCCAAAAGAGTTATCCGGAAGTCATGGTCGCCGTGCGCGGAAAGGGATTGTTAATTGGCATGGAGTTCGCCACGAATGAGATTGGCTTTGAGCTGGCCAAACGATTATTTAACGATCAAATCCTCGTAGGAGGGACATTGAATAATGCTACGGTGATCCGCATTGAGCCGCCTGCTGTTATTACGTATGAGCAGATTGATACGGTTATTGGTGCGATTGACAAACATGTAGCCAATCTGGCAAAAAAAACGGCTGTAACTAGTTAATAACAGGGCTGTGGAAGGCCCTGTTCAAATAAAGAAGAAGGAGATAGATAGTGAATGAGCCAGGCAGAAAAGTTATCAGTAATTGGTGAGTGGACAGATGCCACAAATCTACAGAAATTCTATATAAACGGTGAATGGATTGAGCCAATTAGCAAGGAGATCCTGTCTGTTATTAATCCGGCTACAGGTGAAGAGCTTGCTAAAGTAGCCTCTGCTAACGCGCAAGATGCAGAAAGAGCCATACACGCAGCACGATCCGCATTTGATAAAGGCGAGTGGCGTACCATGTCAGCTCACGAGCGGGCGAACATGCTCATGGAATTGGCAGCAAAAATTGAAGAACATCAGGAAGAAATGGCCGAAATCGAAACAGCTAACAATGGAAAAACTTTGAGAGAAGCACAAGCAGACGTTGCGGAGGCAGCAAAAACGTTTCGTTATTACGCAGGATTAGCGACGAAGCCATCAGGTGAAACCTTCGAGACAGGCGAGCCTCTCGTTTCGCGTGTAGTAAGAGAACCAATCGGCGTGTGCGGCCAAATCATCCCATGGAATTATCCTCTTCTTATGGCTGCCTGGAAGCTGGCACCAGCACTAGCAGCAGGCAATACATGTATTTTAAAACCCTCAGAATTAACACCATTAACAGCTATCCGTCTCTTTGAACTAATTGATGAAATTGATTTTCCAAAAGGAGTGGCCAATTTAATAAACGGCACAGGTCCGGATGCGGGGCAGCCGTTAGTTACTAGCTCTCTCGTTGATAAGATCGCTTTTACAGGCGGCACTGTCACTGGAAAGAGGATTATGAAGGAAGCAGTAGGAAACTTAAAAAAAGTATCGCTTGAATTAGGGGGAAATCTCCAAATATCATTTTTGCTGACGCTGATTATGAAAGCGCTTTAGACTATGCGGCCTTCGCTATTTTTAACAACTCGGGACAAGTATGTTCGGCAGGCTCGCGGCTGTTAGTTGAAAGGAAAATCTATGATCGCTTTACTAGTGATTTAGCTGAGGCGACTAAGAAAATCCGTGTAGGCAACGGAGCCGATCCTTCTTCACAGATGGGGCCAGTTATCAGTAAGCAGCACATGGAAAAGATAGAAAGATATATTGCAGTAGGTAAGCAGGAAAAAGCAACACTCCTCTGCGGAGGCCGCCGCTTGCTTGACCAAGGCCGTGAATATGGCTACTTTATTGAGCCGACCATCTTTATCGATGTGGATCCGCAAGCGACAATTGCCCGGGAAGAAATCTTTGGCCCAGTTCTTTGTGTGATTCCATTTGATACAGAAGAAGAAGCGCTTGAAATCGCCAATGACTCTCCTTATGGACTAGCAGCAGGGATTTTCACATCAAATACGGCGAAAGCAGAACGAATGGCCAAATATATCCGAGCGGGAGTGACGTGGATTAATACGTATGAACAAAATTTAGTAGAGGGGCCTTGGGGCGGTTATAAAGAGAGCGGGATTGGAAGAGAGCTTGGAACCTACGGATTTGATGAGTATACAGAAGTGAAACAAATTATTAATACATTAAAGGTAGAGCCGACAGGGTGGTTCGCGGATTGATCACTTTCAAAAAGAGGAATGGGAGGGGATAACTTGAGTGTGCCCATGGTTGAATTGAAAAGTGTAGCGAAAAGATTTAAAGATTTTGTCGCTGCAGAAGATATTAACATTTCTGTAAAGCCTGGAGAGTTTCTCACGCTGCTTGGGCCTTCAGGATGTGGGAAAACCACAACCTTGAGGATGATTGCGGGATTTGAGCAGCCATCAGAGGGTGAGGTATGGGTGAATGGACAGATGGTCAATCACGTGGAGCCATATAAACGAGATGTAAATACCGTTTTCCAGAACTATGCTCTCTTCCCTCATATGAATGTATTCAATAACATTGCGTACGGGCTGCGCATGAAGAAAGTACCTAAAAATGAAATTAAAGAACGGGTAGAGAAAATACTTAAGCTCGTACAGCTGGAAAAGTTCGCTTCAAGAAAGCCAGATCAGCTGAGCGGCGGCCAAAAGCAACGGGTTGCTATTGCACGGGCTTTAGTGAATAACCCGAAGGTGCTGCTGCTTGATGAGCCGTTAGGAGCGCTTGATTTAAAGTTGAGAAAACAGATGCAGGTAGAGTTAAAACATCTTCAGCAAGAACTTCAAATTACATTCGTTTACGTTACCCATGATCAAGAAGAAGCATTAACGATGTCAGACCGAATTATCATCATGAACGAGGGAGTTATTGAGCAAATTGGTTCACCGACTGAAATTTATGAACGTCCGAAGACGAGATTTATTGCAGATTTTATCGGTGAAACGAATCTATTCCAAGGCACTGTAGTCCGGGCGGACGATCAATATGTCTTTCTTAACTGCGACAGCCACGAAATGAAAGTTTGTCACGAATTCGGCAGCCATATATCAGATGAAGCCTATGTGACGGTTCGTCCTGAGAAGATTAAAGTCCTTGCTGCTCCGGAAAAAGAAATGACGGTTATAAAGGGCCTGTTTCAAGAAAAGATTTATGTTGGTTCGGTGACGAAATTAATCTTTGCACTGCCGAATGGACAGCATGTAACGGTTAATGAGACAGAAGAAAGCAGAAAAGCAATGGCGACAGGAGAGCAATTCTATGTTGGCTGGCATCCGCAGGATGCTGTATTGCTAACGTCCTAGCAGCTTTAAAGGAGGTGGGAAAATCGGAAAACTATGTAAATGCAGAGATGTATCTGTTAGGCAAATACTTGTATTTCATTAAATACCAAAAGGGAGAGGAATATTCATGAGAGCGATTGTTATGGGAGTAGGCGGAGTTGGACAGGTGGTAGCGTCGGAATTAGTTAAATCAGATTATCTTAAGAAATTAGTATTAGCTGACATTGTTACGGATCATGCAGGTGAGCTTGCAAAGGAGTACGGCAAAAAAACCAACGCTGAAATTATTGTTAAACAAGTAAATGCAAGTAACTTAAAGGAAGTCGAAGCCTCCTTTCAAGATGTAGATGTTGTTATTCACTCAGGACTTCCAGATAACAACCTTGTTGTGATGGAAGCCTGTCTAAACACTAAAACCAATTATATAGATATGGCTGCAGCCAGCCCAGCCGGCTTGAAAGAGCAATTATCATGGAATGATCGTTTCAAGCAAGCTGGCATATTGGGAATTATGGGACTGGGCTGTGACCCTGGATTTGCAAATATCGCCGCTCGTTACGGCGTTGATGAATTAGATACAGTAGAGTCCATTTCCATTCGGGATGGGGACAATTCAAAGGTTGATTATGATGGATTTTGTGCTTACTTTAGTCCGCAAACGGCAATTGAGGAATGCTTGGCAAAGCCAAATTACTGGACAGACAAAGAGGGAATTCAATATTATTCGACACCGTTTGCTAATAAAGATGAATTTGAGTTTCCCGAGCCAGTCGGTTGGATGGATTGTTACAACGTAGAACATGAAGAACCGGTAACGATTGGAGATACAATCGGCAAGCAAAAAGGCTGTAAATATGTTGATTTTAAATATGCTCTTCATCCAGACTTTGTAAACACGCTTCAAGTTCTAAGTTATCTGGGGCTCGATAGCAGGGAAGAAATTAATGTGAAAGGAGCAACCGTTGCACCCATCGATGTAGTGGTGAAAACCATGCCTAAGCCAGCAGACTTAGCCGGCAAAATCCATGGGTACTCAGCAATTGGCGCTCTTGTAACAGGAACAAAAGGCGGGAAGAAGAAGGAATTGTTCATCTATACGATGGCTAACCATGACGAGGTATATGAACAAAGCGGGTTTCAGGCAACGGTTTGGCAGACGGGGGTTCCGCCAGTGGCAGCAGTTGATATGATGGCAGCCGGCTTGATGAATCAAACAGGTTGCATCCCGCCCGAGTTAATTGAACCCACTCCTATCTTAGAAAAAATAAAGGCCAGAGGGATGAATTGGGACATCATCGAGAAGACAGCACCGATCTATAAAGCAAAGAATAAAGAGCTAACAAACGCTTAATTAACTGAATATTCTGTCTCTTTTTTCGGTATGTAAATACTTTTACACATGGATGGGGCTGGAGAGCAGAGTGTGTATCTGCCGGGAACAGCCCCTCATTAAAATTTACGGAAAAGCAGGTGAGAACGATTGAAAAAAGAAAATGTGACTATTGCTACCGATCTTCCTATCAAGCCCAAAGTTAAAACTTCAAAAAAAAAAATTAACTTTGCTGCGATTTGGACACTTTCCCCCGTTACGATTTGGCTGCTGTTGTTTTTATTTGTACCGCTCTTTTTCATACTCATTGTCAGTGTGATGTCAAGAGGGACTTACGGAGGAATTGAATATACATTTACTCTTGAGAATTACGCTCGGTTCTTTGAACCTCTGTATCTTCGAATTATTGTTGTCTCTATTGTTATGGCAGCGGCGACTACCTTCATCTGTGTTGTCTTCGGCTATCCATTTGCTTATATAATCGCCAAGTCACCTGTTAAATACCGGACCTTGCTGCTATTGCTTGTTATTGTTCCTTTCTGGACGAATTCTTTAATCCGTACGTACGCATGGATCGTTTTGTTAAGAACAGAGGGCGTTATCAACACCCTTTTATTAAAAATTGGACTGATTGCTGAGCCGCTTACTTTGCTTTATAACAGTGGAGCAACTCTGATTGGTTTTGTATACACATTGTTTCCTTTTGCCGTTTTACCTTTATACGCTTCTATTGAAAAGCTGGATCGAACATTTCTGGAGGCGTCGAGCGACCTTGGAGGGAGGCCATGGCAAACATTTTTAAACGTCACTTTGCCGCTTACCTTTCCCGGAGTAGTTGCCGCCTCTCTGCTTGTTTTTATCCCAACTTTAGGGCTGTTTTTTATCTCGGATTTAATGGGCGGGGCTAAGACGATGATCATTGGCAACCTAATTAAAAATCAATTTCTTACTGCTAGAGACTGGCCATTTGGTTCAGCAGCCTCGATTATTTTAATGGTTCTCACCTTGGTGATGATCCTCTTCTATTTGAAAGTATCTGGCGGAAAAACTGATGATACGGAGTTGTTGTAATATGAGCAAACTTACTCGTTTGCCTTCTGTTGCTTATGCCGCGTTTATATACTCATTCCTGTATGTCCCTATTGTTATATTAGTTGCTTACTCATTTAATGATTCTAAGCTCAACGCAGTTTGGAAAGGATTTACATTCGAGTGGTATGCCAAGCTATGGACCAATACCAGCATTTTGGAAGCAGCGAAGATCAGCCTCACCGTTGGATTCTTCTCCACTGCTATTTCCACTATGTTAGGAACGTTGGTAGCTGTAGGGATGTACCGATATCAATTTAGAGGAAAAGGAATAATAGATGCCATGCTCTATGTTCCTCTTGTAATGTCTGAAATAGTCATGGGCATTGCATTATTAGCGTTCTTTTCGATGGTACAAATCCCATTAGGAATGGGCACGCTGCTTGTGGCGCATGTAACTTTCTCGATCCCGTTTGTAGTGGTTGTCATTAATGCAAGGTTAAAAGGGTTCGACCAATCCATCGAAGAAGCATCCAAAGATTTAGGAGCAAACGAATGGCAGACATTTCGTTTAATTACTTTTCCGCTTTTAGGCCCGGCTATTGCGGCAAGTGCTATGCTGGCATTTACCATTTCAATTGATGATGTTATTGTCAGCTTTTTTGTTGCTGGCCCAGATAGCACCACGCTGCCGCTGCAAATTTTCTCGATGGTCCGACACGGGGTAACGCCGGAAATTAATGCTTTATCGACTTTAATGCTTGTTGTCACTCTTACCTTTGTTATTGTGGCTCAAAGGTTACAAACGAAAAAAAGGTAAGAGTGGTTGATTATAAGGAAAATTACTGAATCGGGGGAATGGAATGTGAAAGCGAGAAAGAAGGGTCGTTTACTGCTTGTGTTGCTGCTGTTAACTTCTCTCGTTGTGGGAGGCTGTGGAAGTGAAGCAACTGACAGCTCAGACGAAAAAGTGCTCAACGTCTTTAACTGGGCCGAATATTTACCGAAAAAAGTTATTAAAGATTTTGAAAAAGAAACAGGTATTAAAGTCAATTACGGGACTTACTCTTCCAATGAGGAGATGTTTGCTAAATTAAATACCGGTCAAGGCCAGTATGATTTGGCCGTTGCCTCGCTTTATTATGTTGATGTGCTTATAAAGGAAGGGCTTGTTGAAGAAGTAGATAAAGAGAAAATCCCTAACATTAAAAATATTGGAAAAGAGTTTTTAGGAAAGGATGCAGATCCCGATGACAAGTATTCCGTCCCTTATTTATGGGGAGAGGAACTGATCGTCATGAATACAGAGCTTGTAGATAAAAAGGTGACTTCTATTAAAGATTTGCTGGACCCGCAATTTAAAAATAGTCTTGTCATGTTGGATGACCCGCGTACAGTCATTGGAGCCGCTCTGGCTGTTCTAGGTTATTCCCCAAACAGTACAGATGAAAAAGAAATAGAAGAGGCTGGAAAATGGCTCGAGAAATTAAAGCCGAATATTAAAGTGTTTGATAGCGATAACGCCAAAGCACTA is from Bacillus sp. PK3_68 and encodes:
- a CDS encoding saccharopine dehydrogenase C-terminal domain-containing protein, producing the protein MRAIVMGVGGVGQVVASELVKSDYLKKLVLADIVTDHAGELAKEYGKKTNAEIIVKQVNASNLKEVEASFQDVDVVIHSGLPDNNLVVMEACLNTKTNYIDMAAASPAGLKEQLSWNDRFKQAGILGIMGLGCDPGFANIAARYGVDELDTVESISIRDGDNSKVDYDGFCAYFSPQTAIEECLAKPNYWTDKEGIQYYSTPFANKDEFEFPEPVGWMDCYNVEHEEPVTIGDTIGKQKGCKYVDFKYALHPDFVNTLQVLSYLGLDSREEINVKGATVAPIDVVVKTMPKPADLAGKIHGYSAIGALVTGTKGGKKKELFIYTMANHDEVYEQSGFQATVWQTGVPPVAAVDMMAAGLMNQTGCIPPELIEPTPILEKIKARGMNWDIIEKTAPIYKAKNKELTNA
- a CDS encoding spermidine/putrescine ABC transporter substrate-binding protein, producing MKARKKGRLLLVLLLLTSLVVGGCGSEATDSSDEKVLNVFNWAEYLPKKVIKDFEKETGIKVNYGTYSSNEEMFAKLNTGQGQYDLAVASLYYVDVLIKEGLVEEVDKEKIPNIKNIGKEFLGKDADPDDKYSVPYLWGEELIVMNTELVDKKVTSIKDLLDPQFKNSLVMLDDPRTVIGAALAVLGYSPNSTDEKEIEEAGKWLEKLKPNIKVFDSDNAKALLASGEVKGGIVYGAEASLAIRENKAIEKIYPEEFLSLWQDNFVIPKGAKHKENALKFIDFILRPEVSKEVVMDYPYANPNTEAVKLLPEDIQKEIDIPAEEAKKGTYMKDVGEATVIYDRVWAELKQ
- a CDS encoding ABC transporter ATP-binding protein, whose amino-acid sequence is MVELKSVAKRFKDFVAAEDINISVKPGEFLTLLGPSGCGKTTTLRMIAGFEQPSEGEVWVNGQMVNHVEPYKRDVNTVFQNYALFPHMNVFNNIAYGLRMKKVPKNEIKERVEKILKLVQLEKFASRKPDQLSGGQKQRVAIARALVNNPKVLLLDEPLGALDLKLRKQMQVELKHLQQELQITFVYVTHDQEEALTMSDRIIIMNEGVIEQIGSPTEIYERPKTRFIADFIGETNLFQGTVVRADDQYVFLNCDSHEMKVCHEFGSHISDEAYVTVRPEKIKVLAAPEKEMTVIKGLFQEKIYVGSVTKLIFALPNGQHVTVNETEESRKAMATGEQFYVGWHPQDAVLLTS
- a CDS encoding C45 family peptidase, encoding MIKKLRLKGSYKEIGKGHGSEGKREVLKSLETYETLFYDYSQIRWNEAREMALKHAEAISKYDDDLIKEMEGVAAGAGVDFEDILALNTRSEIALSGKYSQFSDGCTAIGVMPPMSSGVIIGQNWDWKSAQSESLLYVEIEQTGKPNIKMMTEGGIIGKIGCNSAGLGVCLNALLTDKKSNRIPIHLGLRSVLNSFTYSEAILRIDEGLMASAANFLIGSAENQNGIVMNVEVSPAGIDIEESVDGYVVHTNHICSSFIKSHIADKNEYIETDSLVRMNRARQLIRGQAAQNKKAGEASFKQWLSDQYNFPDSINHFINDKLPPHRRMETIFSIIMNLSEKKMLVCVGKPSQGPYVEM
- a CDS encoding FAD-binding oxidoreductase, coding for MKQISLWEATERERTHRGNLQGDRTCEVVIIGGGFSGLSTAYHLQKNNCQTVILEKEKVGSGASGRNGGQILTGYVLSISQLTKKYGLSAAKQMLQLTLDSIDLIEEIIQENNIKCHFYREGHLHAAYKPAHLETLKREQERLMKDFSYEVQVVEKAEMQQELNTPLYAGGCIDRNSAIFHPLNYALALANRVEELGGTIYEKTEALKIDRIPNGKVTVTTNEGKITADQIVIVTNAYSGSLHEAIGRSVIPIESIMIATEPLPPDTLKGLIKKNRGVYDTKNLLYYFRKTADHRLAFGGSGRTTSRRDAGRLFFQLREGMNRVFPDLETARIEYEWSGKVGFTREKIPYMGQLEDGTHFAFGYAGHGAAMSTLMGKLLAANVLQLEEGKNPLEKTTLTPIPFYRQHAKIVSVMKYYYQLLDKFF
- a CDS encoding ABC transporter permease subunit; this translates as MSKLTRLPSVAYAAFIYSFLYVPIVILVAYSFNDSKLNAVWKGFTFEWYAKLWTNTSILEAAKISLTVGFFSTAISTMLGTLVAVGMYRYQFRGKGIIDAMLYVPLVMSEIVMGIALLAFFSMVQIPLGMGTLLVAHVTFSIPFVVVVINARLKGFDQSIEEASKDLGANEWQTFRLITFPLLGPAIAASAMLAFTISIDDVIVSFFVAGPDSTTLPLQIFSMVRHGVTPEINALSTLMLVVTLTFVIVAQRLQTKKR
- a CDS encoding ABC transporter permease subunit, which encodes MWTLSPVTIWLLLFLFVPLFFILIVSVMSRGTYGGIEYTFTLENYARFFEPLYLRIIVVSIVMAAATTFICVVFGYPFAYIIAKSPVKYRTLLLLLVIVPFWTNSLIRTYAWIVLLRTEGVINTLLLKIGLIAEPLTLLYNSGATLIGFVYTLFPFAVLPLYASIEKLDRTFLEASSDLGGRPWQTFLNVTLPLTFPGVVAASLLVFIPTLGLFFISDLMGGAKTMIIGNLIKNQFLTARDWPFGSAASIILMVLTLVMILFYLKVSGGKTDDTELL